From the genome of Perca flavescens isolate YP-PL-M2 chromosome 12, PFLA_1.0, whole genome shotgun sequence, one region includes:
- the LOC114565927 gene encoding uncharacterized protein LOC114565927, which translates to MELVVLLCAVSLLHSCEAQEPSAVTPVFVKKGEDVLLNVTIADVPKDDTVTWKFNQTVNLVRFLAGTETIFGDYPGRIEVLENYSVKLKNLQEADSGVYIAVVSGDTEKQITGYKVTVQDPVSPVTLSVDSVSNSSDWCNLTVSCRAQDSHINSTFRCLNHTCSQEGGERPQVTPSAADLHVYLSKGSIICNHSNQVSWTKDIKIIKHFCPLLAEPEPAINVTARILGVIAVVLICILIVVAVQYFPKREKNETESRENTVYDVLQVIY; encoded by the exons ATGGAGCTTGTCGTACTTCTCTGTGCCGTTTctctgctgcattcatgtgaagCACAAG AGCCCAGTGCTGTGACTCCTGTGTTTGTGAAGAAGGGAGAGGATGTGCTTCTGAATGTCACAATAGCTGATGTTCCTAAAGACGATACTGTTACCTGGAAATTCAATCAAACAGTTAATTTAGTACGATTTTTAGCTGGAACAGAAACAATCTTTGGTGATTACCCTGGAAGGATTGAGGTGCTTGAGAACTACTCTGTGAAACTGAAGAATCTACAAGAGGCAGACAGTGGAGTTTATATTGCAGTAGTGTCTGGggatacagaaaaacaaataactgGATACAAGGTCACAGTTCAAG ATCCAGTGTCTCCAGTTACACTGTCCGTGGACTCTGTGTCTAATAGCTCAGACTGGTGTAACCTGACAGTGAGCTGCAGAGCACAGGACTCTCACATTAACAGCACCTTTAGATGTCTCAACCACACCTGCAgtcaggagggaggagagagaccaCAGGTCACACCCTCTGCTGCTGATCTCCATGTCTACCTGTCCAAAGGCTCCATCATCTGTAACCATAGCAACCAGGTCAGCTGGACCAAGGACATCAAAATAATTAAACATTTCTGCCCCCTACTTGCTG AGCCTGAACCTGCCATCAATGTTACTGCCCGTATCCTTGGTGTTATCGCCGTAGTTTTGATTTGCATCTTAATTGTTGTAGCAGTTCAGTATTTtccaaagagagaaaaga ATGAAACAGAAAGCAGGGAGAATACAGTATATGATGTTCTTCAG GTGATCTATTAA
- the LOC114565926 gene encoding uncharacterized protein LOC114565926 isoform X3: protein MELVVLLCAVSLLHSCEAQERSAVTPLFVKKGEDVLLNVTIADDTTNDTVTWKFNKTDNLVRFIPGIGPKVSNDYSGRIEVLENYSVKLKNLQEADSGVYTVVVSGDKEKQITACKITVQGEFINNQTLMESFCCHVSKTSPPASPPSDPVSPVNLTVDSVSNRSDWCNLTVSCRAQDSHINSTFRCLNHTCSQEGGERSQVTPSAADLHVYLSNHSIICKHSNQVSWSEDIKVIKHFCLRLAESEPTTNVTALMIGVIGIVLICISIIAAVQYFRKREKNETESRENTVYEVPQ from the exons ATGGAGCTTGTCGTACTTCTCTGTGCCGTTTctctgctgcattcatgtgaagCACAAG AGCGCAGTGCTGTGACTCCTTTGTTTGTGAAGAAGGGAGAGGATGTGCTTCTGAATGTCACAATAGCTGATGATACTACGAACGATACTGTTACCTGGAAATTCAATAAAACAGATAATTTAGTACGATTTATACCTGGTATAGGACCAAAAGTCTCTAATGATTACTCTGGAAGGATTGAGGTGCTTGAGAACTACTCTGTGAAATTGAAGAATCTACAAGAGGCAGACAGTGGAGTTTATACTGTAGTAGTGTCTGGggataaagaaaaacaaataactgCATGCAAGATCACAGTCCAAGGTGAGTTTATTAACAATCAGACACTGATGGAGAGTTTCTGCTGCCATGTTTCTAAAACCTCTCCACCTGCCTCTCCCCCCTCAGATCCAGTGTCTCCAGTTAATCTGACAGTGGACTCTGTGTCTAACAGATCAGACTGGTGTAACCTGACAGTGAGCTGCAGAGCACAGGACTCTCACATTAACAGCACCTTTAGATGTCTCAACCACACCTGCAgtcaggagggaggagagagatcaCAGGTCACACCCTCTGCTGCTGATCTCCATGTCTACCTGTCCAATCACTCCATCATCTGTAAACATAGCAACCAGGTCAGCTGGTCCGAGGATATCAAAGTAATTAAACATTTCTGCCTGCGACTTGCTG AGTCTGAACCCACAACCAATGTTACTGCCCTTATGATTGGTGTTATCGGCATAGTTTTAATTTGCATCTCAATTATTGCAGCAGTTCAATATTTtcgaaagagagaaaaga ATGAAACAGAAAGCAGGGAGAATACAGTATATGAAGTTCCTCAG TGA